TAAATCCCAACCCTATGGAGGCGCATCATGTCCCAACCCCAAACCCCTTCCGTCCCGGTGACCGTGGAATTCCTGCCCGGAGAGCGCCCAGCCGTCCGATCCGTGGAACTGGCCCAGCATTTCGGGCTGAAACACAAGAACGTGCTGCGGGACATCGACGATTTGACCCGTAAGCTACCGGAATCATTTTGTCGGCTCAACTTTGAGCCCACAGAGGCCGAGGTCGTTGTTCCCGCGTCCGGCGGGATGAGGAAGGACCGCGCCTACCTCCTCACCCGCGACGCCTTCACGCTCCTGGTCATGGGCTGGTCCAGCCAGCGGGCCATGGAATGGAAGCTCAAGTACATCAACGCCTTCAACGCCTTGGAGCGCGCGGCGCTGGAAAACGCCCGCACCGAGGCCCTGGCCGAGGGGGCGCGGGCGGCCTTGGCCGTGACCCCGGAACGGGCGGCCATGTTGCGAAAGGTGGTCCGCTACAAGGGCCTGGGGCTTTCCAGCGTGGAGATCGGCAAGCTGGTGGAGCGGTCGGACAGCGCC
Above is a genomic segment from Desulfolutivibrio sulfodismutans DSM 3696 containing:
- a CDS encoding Rha family transcriptional regulator; protein product: MSQPQTPSVPVTVEFLPGERPAVRSVELAQHFGLKHKNVLRDIDDLTRKLPESFCRLNFEPTEAEVVVPASGGMRKDRAYLLTRDAFTLLVMGWSSQRAMEWKLKYINAFNALERAALENARTEALAEGARAALAVTPERAAMLRKVVRYKGLGLSSVEIGKLVERSDSAVRRDIGAARRMGLVQEPPRRGAARQSERGR